From one Culex quinquefasciatus strain JHB chromosome 3, VPISU_Cqui_1.0_pri_paternal, whole genome shotgun sequence genomic stretch:
- the LOC6033506 gene encoding S-methyl-5'-thioadenosine phosphorylase: MSPTIKIGIIGGSGLDDSQIIESRSEKVVNTQFGNPSDVLIEGKIAGVDCVLLARHGRNHSIMPSNVNYRANIWALKELGCTHLVVSTATGSLQESIAPGDIVIPDGFIDRTTKRAQTFYDGSGSLVGVCHVPMEPAFCSRSREVLIETAKELGIKVHEKGTVVTIEGPRFSSKAESKMFRQWGADLVNMTLVPEVVLAKEAGLCYVAIAMATDYDCWRECGENVNVADVLATFKKNVTKVTQLITSVIPRLAAMDWTDTIEELKNTVNGSIMLPHSN; the protein is encoded by the exons ATGAGTCCCACTATCAAG ATTGGCATCATCGGAGGATCAGGACTGGACGACAGTCAAATCATCGAATCTCGCTCGGAGAAGGTGGTCAACACGCAGTTTGGCAACCCGTCGGATGTGCTGATTGAGGGCAAGATTGCCGGAGTGGACTGCGTTTTGCTGGCCCGCCATGGCCGGAACCATTCCATCATGCCGTCGAACGTGAATTACAGGGCGAATATCTGGGCGTTGAAGGAGCTCGGTTGTACGCACTTGGTTGTGTCGACGGCGACGGGTTCACTGCAGGAAAGCATTGCACCGGGGGACATTGTCATTCCGGATGGGTTTATCGATCGCACCACGAAGCGGGCGCAGACCTTTTACGATGGCAGCGGTTCGCTCGTTGGAGTTTGTCACGTTCCGATGGAGCCGGCGTTCTGCAGTCGGAGCCGCGAGGTACTTATCGAGACGGCCAAGGAGTTGGGCATTAAGGTGCACGAGAAGGGCACGGTGGTTACGATAGAAGGACCGCGGTTCTCGAGCAAAGCGGAAAGCAAAATGTTCCGCCAGTGGGGTGCCGATCTGGTGAACATGACACTGGTGCCGGAAGTGGTGCTGGCCAAGGAAGCGGGCCTATGCTACGTGGCGATTGCCATGGCCACCGATTACGACTGCTGGAGAGAGTGCGGCGAAAACGTGAACGTGGCGGATGTGCTAGCAACTTTCAAGAAGAACGTCACCAAAGTTACGCAGCTTATCACGAGCGTGATTCCGAGACTGGCTGCCATGGATTGGACCGACACCATCGAGGAACTCAAGAACACGGTCAACGGAAGCATCATGCTACCTCATTCCAACTAA
- the LOC6033507 gene encoding elongation factor Tu produces MVTLINLLSKIRPSSLSIKQISMRPSAPVKRFLLPSTAQHDVASRHFAKPASSPPPAPLHCNVGTIGHVDHGKTTLTAAITKVLSKNGRANYVPYDQIDRAPEEKARGITINAAHIGYSTEKRHYAHTDCPGHADYVKNMISGASQMDGAILVVAATDGQMPQTREHLLLARQVGVDKIVVFINKADQVDDEVLELVEIELRELLSDFGFDGINSPVIVGSALQALQGDQSALGEPSIMKLLDAIDSYIPTPTRDLTSPFLLPIDNAFTVPGRGTVVIGTLARGTVKKNDDAELLGFDEQVKTSVGGLQVFKKDVGVAKAGDNIGALLRNVKITAVQRGMLLCAAGSERVSNHFEGTMYLLAKNEGGRSKPLTSKYIQQLFSKTWNVPCRVDLAGQEMLMPGDHGAVRLTLLRRMVMSCGQTFTIRENGKTVSTGLVTKVLDSVDLPQKKLIKLHLEEL; encoded by the exons atggtTACATTAATTAACTTGTTGTCAAAAATACGACCATCGTCACTGAGCATAAAACAGATCTCGATGCGACCAAGTGCACCAGTGAAACGATTCCTCCTTCCATCAACGGCACAACACGACGTCGCGAGCCGGCACTTTGCCAAACCCGCATCGAGTCCTCCACCGGCCCCGCTGCATTGCAACGTCGGAACTATTGGCCACGTCGATCACGGCAAAACGACACTGACGGCGGCCATCACCAAGGTTCTTTCGAAGAATGGGCGCGCAAACTATGTTCCCTACGATCAGATTGACCGGGCTCCGGAGGAGAAGGCTCGCGGAATCACGATCAACGCGGCCCACATCGGGTACAGTACGGAG AAACGACACTACGCCCACACCGATTGTCCGGGTCATGCGGATTACGTAAAGAACATGATTTCCGGAGCGTCTCAGATGGACGGAGCGATTTTGGTGGTGGCGGCGACGGACGGTCAGATGCCTCAAACGCGGGAACATTTGCTGCTGGCGCGGCAAGTTGGGGTGGATAAAATTGTGGTTTTCATCAACAAAGCAGATCAGGTTGACGATGAAGTTCTGGAGTTGGTTGAAATTGAACTGCGCGAGCTTCTGAGTGATTTTGGGTTCGATGGAATTAACAGTCCGGTAATTGTGGGGTCAGCGCTGCAAGCCTTGCAGGGTGATCAATCTGCGCTTGGGGAACCGTCGATAATGAAGCTGCTGGACGCGATCGACAGTTACATCCCTACCCCGACGAGAGATCTGACTTCGCCGTTTTTGTTGCCGATCGATAATGCGTTCACGGTGCCTGGACGGGGAACGGTCGTGATCGGAACGCTTGCGCGAGGTACGGTCAAGAAAAATGACGACGCCGAACTGCTCGGATTTGACGAGCAGGTCAAGACTTCCGTCGGAGGACTCCAGGTGTTCAAAAAGGACGTTGGTGTGGCCAAGGCTGGCGATAACATCGGAGCGCTGCTGAGGAACGTCAAAATAACGGCCGTTCAACGCGGAATGCTGCTGTGCGCGGCCGGTTCCGAGCGCGTTTCGAACCACTTTGAAGGGACGATGTACTTGCTTGCGAAGAACGAAGGAGGACGCTCGAAACCGCTGACCTCCAAGTATATCCAGCAGCTGTTTAGCAAAACGTGGAACGTTCCCTGCCGGGTGGATCTGGCCGGACAGGAAATGTTGATGCCCGGTGACCACGGCGCGGTTCGGCTAACATTGCTGAGAAGAATGGTCATGTCCTGTGGGCAAACGTTCACGATCCGGGAGAACGGTAAGACGGTTTCAACGGGGTTGGTAACGAAGGTTCTGGACTCGGTGGATTTGCCCCAGAAAAAGCTGATCAAATTACACCTGGAAGAGCTGTGA